A genomic window from Planctomycetia bacterium includes:
- a CDS encoding YjhG/YagF family D-xylonate dehydratase: protein MPAMPKYALNEILDTPPSSSPADAATPDLLDVETNAAGPRGSLPLSADMLLNAPSGDLFGLSQNAGMGWPVLEMLGPQFLLLSTQGGVRAEDGSPIALGYHTGHWEVGLLVQAAARELKRAGGVPFAAAVSDPCDGRSQGTTGMFDSLPYRNDAAIVLRRLIRSLPTRRGVLGVATCDKGMPAMMMALAGASSLPSVLVPGGVTLPPTEGEDAGKVQSIGARYAHGEISLEEAAELGCRACASPGGGCQFLGTAATAQVVAEALGMTLPHAALAPSGQPIWLDAARRSAKALFSLAERGLTLKDILTDAAIHNAMVVHAACGGSTNLLLHIPAIAHAAKLRRPTVEDWNDVNRRVPRIVDALPNGPVGHPTVQVFLAGGVPEIMLHLRDLGLLNLDVLTATGETLAKVLEWWETSPRRTRLRQLLRDRDGIEPDNVIMSPARARERGLTSTVCFPRGNLAPEGSVIKATAIDARVVDADGVYRKTGPARVFTREKDAVAAIKGIAVPGAKPVQPIKAGDVLVLCGRGPMGSGMEEIYQITSALKHLPFGREVAVVTDARFSGVSTGACIGHVGPEALAGGPIGKLRDGDLIQIIVDRTNLIGSVDFIGEAADATGTAVRFTPEEGAAILSLRSLPADLHPDADLPDDSRLWAALQAAGGGTWGGCVYDVDSILAALKK from the coding sequence ATGCCCGCGATGCCGAAATATGCCCTGAACGAAATCCTCGATACGCCTCCTTCGAGTTCGCCGGCCGATGCTGCGACTCCGGACCTGCTCGACGTCGAGACCAATGCCGCAGGCCCGCGAGGCTCTTTGCCTCTCTCCGCCGACATGCTGCTCAATGCCCCGAGCGGCGATCTGTTCGGGCTTTCGCAAAACGCCGGGATGGGCTGGCCCGTGCTTGAAATGCTCGGGCCGCAGTTTCTTTTGCTCAGTACGCAAGGAGGCGTTCGCGCCGAAGATGGTTCCCCCATCGCGCTCGGCTATCACACCGGCCATTGGGAAGTCGGGCTGCTCGTGCAAGCCGCCGCGCGCGAACTCAAACGGGCCGGCGGAGTGCCCTTCGCCGCCGCCGTGTCCGATCCTTGCGATGGTCGCTCGCAAGGGACCACGGGCATGTTCGATAGCCTGCCGTATCGCAACGATGCGGCCATCGTGTTGCGCCGGCTCATTCGCTCGCTCCCGACGCGCCGCGGCGTGCTCGGCGTGGCGACGTGCGATAAGGGAATGCCCGCGATGATGATGGCGCTGGCCGGTGCGTCGTCGTTGCCGTCGGTGCTTGTGCCCGGCGGCGTGACGCTGCCGCCGACCGAAGGCGAAGACGCCGGCAAAGTGCAATCGATCGGCGCGCGCTACGCGCATGGCGAGATCTCGCTGGAAGAAGCGGCCGAGCTAGGTTGTCGTGCGTGCGCGTCGCCCGGCGGCGGCTGCCAATTTCTCGGCACCGCGGCCACGGCGCAGGTCGTGGCCGAAGCGCTCGGCATGACTTTGCCGCATGCCGCGCTCGCTCCCAGTGGTCAACCGATCTGGCTCGACGCGGCCCGGCGCAGCGCGAAAGCGCTCTTCAGCCTCGCCGAGCGTGGCCTTACTCTCAAAGACATTCTCACCGACGCCGCGATTCACAACGCGATGGTCGTCCATGCGGCCTGCGGCGGCAGTACGAATCTGCTGCTGCACATACCGGCGATCGCACACGCCGCGAAACTTCGTCGTCCGACGGTCGAGGACTGGAACGATGTGAATCGCCGCGTGCCGCGCATCGTCGATGCGCTCCCGAACGGTCCGGTCGGTCATCCGACGGTACAAGTCTTTCTCGCCGGCGGTGTGCCGGAGATCATGCTTCACCTCCGCGACCTCGGCCTCTTAAATCTCGATGTGCTGACCGCGACGGGCGAGACGCTCGCAAAAGTTCTCGAGTGGTGGGAGACGTCGCCGCGCCGCACTCGTCTGCGGCAGCTCTTGCGCGATCGCGACGGGATCGAACCCGATAACGTCATTATGAGCCCGGCCCGAGCGCGTGAGCGAGGTCTCACCAGCACGGTCTGTTTCCCTCGCGGCAATCTTGCCCCTGAAGGCTCGGTTATCAAAGCGACCGCGATCGATGCCCGGGTCGTCGATGCCGATGGCGTCTATCGCAAGACGGGGCCGGCACGTGTTTTCACGCGCGAGAAAGACGCCGTCGCGGCGATTAAGGGAATCGCGGTTCCCGGCGCGAAGCCGGTGCAGCCGATCAAGGCAGGCGACGTGCTTGTGCTTTGCGGGCGCGGGCCGATGGGCTCCGGTATGGAAGAGATTTATCAGATCACCTCGGCGCTCAAGCATTTGCCGTTCGGTCGTGAAGTCGCCGTGGTAACCGATGCTCGCTTCTCCGGCGTGAGCACCGGCGCTTGCATCGGCCATGTCGGGCCCGAAGCGCTGGCAGGTGGACCGATCGGCAAGCTTCGCGACGGCGATCTCATTCAAATCATCGTCGATCGCACTAATCTTATCGGCAGCGTCGACTTTATCGGCGAAGCGGCCGATGCAACCGGGACGGCCGTCCGTTTCACGCCCGAAGAAGGGGCCGCGATTCTTTCTCTCCGATCGCTGCCGGCCGATCTTCATCCCGACGCCGACCTTCCGGACGACTCGCGTCTTTGGGCAGCACTGCAAGCAGCCGGCGGCGGCACTTGGGGAGGCTGCGTCTATGACGTCGATAGCATTCTCGCGGCGCTCAAGAAGTAG
- a CDS encoding MFS transporter: MSNSPVTAAYRPWYKELTGYHWFVFIVAALGWLFDTMDQQLFNLARRPAMVELLPKLDDAKAFNAMVADYAGYATAIFLLGWATGGLIFGVLGDRYGRARVMMWTILAYSLCTGLSAFSVGFWDFAFYRFLTGLGVGGEFAVGVSLVAEVMPERSRSFALGWLQALSAVGNIMAALISMSLGEMEQRGIVGTWVVGGFTLTAWRLMFLVGTVPALLALVIRSKLREPERWQQAAKDGSVKKVAGFYGELFGDPRWRKNALVGMCLAFSGVVGLWGIGFFSFDLIDVVFRKHFAGSDLTPAEINGKIGYWKGITSVVQNIGGFFGIYVFSRVTHVIGRKPAFAISFVLAMVSTAFTFWYLDEFSEVFWMVPMMGFCQLMLFGGYAIYFPELFPTRLRSTGISFCYNVGRFVAAIGPFTFGYLTSKVFVGLEHEPMRYAGVAMCGIFLLGFAVLPFAPETKGKPLPE; encoded by the coding sequence ATGAGCAATTCGCCCGTCACCGCAGCGTATCGACCTTGGTACAAGGAACTCACCGGTTACCACTGGTTCGTGTTTATAGTGGCGGCGCTCGGCTGGTTGTTCGACACGATGGATCAGCAGTTGTTCAACCTTGCGCGGCGACCGGCGATGGTCGAGTTGCTGCCGAAGTTGGATGATGCTAAAGCATTTAACGCGATGGTCGCAGACTATGCCGGGTATGCCACGGCCATCTTTCTCCTCGGCTGGGCGACGGGCGGTCTTATTTTCGGTGTCTTGGGCGATCGGTACGGCCGTGCGCGGGTAATGATGTGGACGATTCTTGCCTATTCGCTTTGCACCGGTCTGAGTGCATTCTCGGTAGGCTTTTGGGACTTCGCCTTCTATCGCTTTCTTACCGGCCTCGGCGTCGGTGGAGAATTCGCCGTCGGTGTGTCGCTCGTGGCGGAGGTAATGCCGGAACGCTCGCGATCGTTTGCGCTTGGTTGGCTTCAAGCCCTCTCGGCAGTCGGCAACATCATGGCGGCGTTGATCAGCATGTCGCTCGGTGAAATGGAACAACGCGGGATCGTCGGCACGTGGGTCGTCGGTGGCTTTACACTGACGGCCTGGCGCTTAATGTTTCTCGTCGGCACCGTACCGGCGCTGTTGGCGTTGGTCATTCGGAGCAAACTGCGCGAGCCCGAACGTTGGCAGCAAGCCGCGAAAGATGGGTCTGTAAAGAAAGTTGCCGGGTTCTACGGAGAACTCTTCGGGGACCCGCGTTGGCGCAAGAATGCGCTCGTCGGAATGTGCTTGGCGTTTTCAGGCGTCGTCGGTCTCTGGGGCATCGGCTTTTTCAGCTTCGATCTGATCGACGTCGTATTCCGTAAACACTTCGCCGGTTCCGATCTCACGCCGGCAGAGATCAACGGAAAGATCGGCTACTGGAAGGGTATTACGTCGGTAGTGCAAAACATCGGCGGATTTTTCGGAATTTACGTCTTCAGCCGCGTTACGCATGTGATAGGTCGTAAGCCGGCGTTTGCGATTTCATTCGTCTTAGCGATGGTCAGCACTGCCTTTACCTTCTGGTATCTCGACGAATTCTCCGAAGTGTTCTGGATGGTTCCGATGATGGGCTTCTGTCAGTTGATGCTCTTCGGCGGATATGCGATCTACTTCCCGGAACTGTTCCCAACCCGTTTGCGTAGTACGGGCATCTCGTTCTGCTACAACGTCGGCCGCTTCGTTGCGGCGATCGGTCCGTTTACATTCGGCTATCTCACAAGCAAAGTGTTCGTGGGCCTCGAACATGAGCCGATGCGTTACGCAGGTGTAGCGATGTGCGGAATCTTCCTGCTTGGGTTCGCGGTGTTGCCGTTTGCGCCGGAGACGAAGGGGAAGCCGCTGCCGGAATAA